GCTAATAGTTAAATGGCCAGAGCTATTATGTGTGGGTTTTtcattgaataaattgaGTCTACTATTAGAATACCACCTTTTGTTCAGTTGTGGTAATGGACTGCTCACacattgaataaatattagcATTACAAACATAATATTAACTAACACTACTACATTTCTACTATTAATTGCCTAATTGACTAATAAAATAGTCATATGACTTATAACGGTCACAATCTGGCCTAATATAGATAAGGCCATATGTAGACATACATACTTATCCCCATGTGATTAACTTATGAACTACTAATGGCTGCTCCTAAGAAACGCCGCAGCTTagaaaatgttaaaaaaaggcaaaatataatttttttcgATTCACTCTGCGGTAACTGGGCAAGGAGACGGGAATGGTATTGCTGATTTGATTTAGGTTTTATAGACACTTAGCCAAACTACCTTTAGAATCTCATAAAACATGGACTCCTATGCGATTTCCTGGGTTTTGGCCAGGAAAGTAAGTGTCAATCCATTTAGCTTCTTTAATACATTAAAACGACTCAAGTAAATAggcatttttaaaattatatttgctAGAATGCAATTTCACATTGAAAACTAATTGACcagataattatatgtattataatttattcaatcCTAGAccaaaatcaaataattagttatttagcCCCTATATCGttggtatatatttgtatggCATACATCTTTTATTGGGTTGCTCAATGCGCGCGTACAACATCCTCATCAGATTCAATTCGCATTGTATTGCCCGTAGATACTTGGGAAATGCAGCTAGGGGGCCTGCATTGGATGATGTAAGCCATTACCTAATTTTAGATATCtggcaattttaatgaagCCAAGAAACTGTTTTACAAACCACAACTTTCCCATTCTGAACTACAACAAAGTGTTGAATCGCTTAGACTTTTTCTTTTTTGGGGAATTGTAGGCTATTGTACCCTTGACTTGATCATTAATCCTCTAAAAAGCAATTACTGGCACtatattttatcagttAGACACCTTTATGGATTATTCGTGAATAAACAAAGCGAAAATGTGTTTTACACCAGCAAATCAGATGATTATGGCAATACTGATGCGTGGAGGCAGTATTTGAAGTTATATAAATGAGATCGTTATAAATAAGagatttttaattattatccTCACATCTAACTGGCAAACAATCACTATATGAAACacattaattgtaaaaatatataatactaCATTTAGTCTATTcacattttaaattaaaaatcaacTATTGttaagaaatatttaaactacacttatatttttatttaatcaataattcaatatataataattcaacatattttatcaacaataaataatatatatagcacacaataaaattaattctcGATTCAATATCACAAACACAACTAATATTTTCGTGCATTAGGCATGGTAGATATCTTTCAATAAGATAACACAATATTAggttaaaattatacaaaacaatatattaaagATTTTCAGGCCAGCatgcaaaaaatttctaaaaaatacatacaaaGATTATAGAATTAGCTAGTTTTAGCCTATGGAAATATAGCTAGCAGTTTTTTCTTCTGCTCCGAGGTCAGACTATCGGGGAAAATTATGTCAAATTCCAGGTACAAATCCCCCTTGACAGAAGGGTCCTTGCTCAAGGGCATTCCTACATTATTAAACTTGATACCTTCATTTGAAACTAATTTGCGCGACTTATGGGAAACAACTTCCACAACTCTAACAGTTAATCTGCGATTGTCCAGTGTTGTAAGTGTGGCTTGGAAGCCAGTTAAggcctaaattaatttgggATCACCTTGATCAAAGGCACggtaaatttatataccAAATTGTTACCTTCCCTGGTAAATCTTGGATGGGTTTTTGTCTTTATTTTGCTAATTCAACCATATCCTTACAATACAATATCGCCCGGGACTGAATTTGGACCGTCTTGATCTCCCTCCCTAGCAAACGTAAGTCTCGTACCATCTTTCCAACCCTAAATCAGACATTTACCTACAGGCTTCACATCTACTTTGAGTATATGCTCTTCCTTGTACTCCCTTAGACCTGAGAATCTCCTCCGGGTTATTTTCATCTTTTTGGATGTACCTCTgcataaatattgttattacTTAAACAATTCTTCTAACGTAACTGGAAGATCCAGTTCGTACATTTTAGGTTTATTAGATTGATCAAAACCAGAATGTGTATGATCGTCAAAACCATCTGGAAATACGAAATTTCTATCGCCAAAAAATCGCTTAAAAACATCCCCTGGATCGGTAGCAGTGTATACAAAAGTCGTTGGCCCTCCCCTTCCAGCTCCACCTCCTCCTTTCAACCCCTCTTCCCCAAATTGATCATATACCTTCCTCTTGTCAGCATCAGATAATACATCGTAAGCCTCCGACACATCTTTAAACTTTTCCTcagcctaaataaattgatatatataccCTTTTTTTGTCAGATGGGTTTGGATGCTTATCCGGGTGGTATTGCATGGCAAGTTTTCTGTATGCCTTTTTAAGGTCAGAATCGGAACAACCTCGTTTGACTCCCAAAATTGAATAGTAATCCTACATAATAAACCAACCCACCCGTCCCATTAGTGAATCAACAAACAACAATTACTGTACAGAGACAATAAATGACAATTAACAGAGTGATACTAGATGTGGGAAGCGGATACACCTTTGGGGggtaaattgatttagataCCCTAGTGATTATATGTATTGGGATTAAGTGTATCTGTATTGGGCACATGGCTTTCCCACATGCATACCAACTATTGTTTTACAGCCaatctaataatatttgacaCAAACGCccatattaataaattaatagcTACAATTGGAAACCATACTACACAAAATCAGCAGCGAATTGTACATTTAACCAAAATTTACGTGCCACCAATACTAATGTTCCAAATACATATGATTACTAGCGCAAATAATGGTATATAATTAAGtgcaaatatattaaaaagatAGACCTCCAATGTCTACCATATCACTCGATCcataaattatctatttcCCGACCATATAGATCCAGTATTCCCAATCCAACCCATCAGCTGGATATAAATTCTAGAATACAGCCAAATAAGTGCAAAAATAGCACTCATCTATTTCCCTATATAGTTAAACTGTATAAATTGATTCGATATGTCcatttttaacataaatatgttatcAATAGGGTATATTCCTTCCCACCGAATCATCAATAACCGTCTCCACGTTATCAACTACAGTTTTTTCACTAAATTCATTGCAAACATCATATTCAGGCTTAAAACGCCACTTACGTAGCTATATTATACACTAAACTCACCTGCAAATACTGAGTGTCACCGTTATCACTATAGATAGATTTGTAAAGCTTAGTCCATTCATACCCAGGTTTTTTAGACATAACCAACGCATTTTTATTCCATTTATCTTCAAATTGTCCGATTTTACCACTATTCACGGTGTATTGTGTCAAGGTGTAATTGTCAGAAAATTCGCCGGCAACTTTGCGTTCATACTTGGCCCTTTCGCCAATAAGCGAGCCAATTCCAAATCCAGAGACTagaataaataaatgctGACGACGAGGAGAAATTCTACTCAGCCATTCGCCAAAATCATTACTCCACTCATAGCTTAATCTCATTTTTGAGATTACTAATCAGTTTCACACAGGATAATCTACCTGTATATAAATCACCCTTTTCTGCTGTTTTATATTTCCTAAATACGCTAAAAAAATCTTCCCTCTCTAGCGTATTGGCACCAATTGCTGTTTTGTAATCCATGCACATTCCCAGATCGAATATATGAACTCCTAATTTAACAGTTTTATTACCTATTTTAGTAAGCAATGAAGCCAGTGAGAGAAGTTGAACCATGCCAGAATTACGTTCGCTGTGAAATGCAGTTATACTAGTCCACACCTTACCGACAAGGCCTGAATCACACCATTGGCTTACAGCCAATTTCTCCGGCAATTAAAGTATCCCCTCTCCAAATTTCCACTGAATGTATACTAGCgttgtatttattatacgTTGTATTATCTGGTATACAAAGATCAGTAtggttaaataattgtattcCCCTTTGATAGcaatttaatttgtataactCCTTTCTGATGGCAGAATACATCCAGTTTTCACCATGCTGGTCCACTATCCCAACAATAACCTACATAATAGTTGTTTTTACTTGATTAAAAGCAGCGTCTATTGTTAGATCCAAACCTCTTGCCCACTTAGTAGCCTTCTTTGGAATATGTATAGCTTTGGGCGGTATAATACAGGATCTTCGAATATGAAATTTGGGCAACAGGACAATATAATCAAGATTTGGATCGTTAAATGACAATTTTGTGGCAATGGGAATGAACCCTGCGCTTAATAACCGTAGTATAAACGGTGCTTCTATATAAGGTGACCAAAAATTCTCAATTTCCGGCAGTAACAACTGTATTAACGACACCACCAATTCTAGGTCATCATAAATAGTGATTGGGGGGTAGTATTTATAAAACTTTGGGAAGAATCGCCGTGTCTTCACAAAAGTCTCTATGCCGCTAACATCTAATTGGCATTCCTCAGTAGGCTCATCTAGTACAGATAGAATACGATACCTTGGAATGTTCAATGCGTACTCTTCGTCGAAAAATGGACACTCTTTCACAAACTTTATGGCCTCTGGTATATATACGCGGATGGGTAATTCATAGGGCATACTAGATCCATATCCATAACTGTGGTTAGACCCACAACTTATACTACTGCTATCTATTACCCCAGTGACCAGGCCCTATCAGTTATTCTAGCATTGTGATTAATGCAGAATAATGACATTTCCCTACCAGGAATAACAACGTCTAATTTTTTGCGTCAAAGAAGATTTAAGGACCTCTACTTTCCAGCTCACGATAATGGCACTGATGAGAATTTTGTCCCCTTTGGCCATAATGATCAAACTATTATTCAGTATGTCAACCTCTCCCCCTCTTGCATAGAACTAATTGACAACTTCAGAACACATTGTGATATACACATAATTGGTTTAATAACAGCTGTGCTTAATACTGCCAAACTGGATTCTGCCCATATAAACACTATAAACAGCAGAGCAAATCTGGCTATCTCACTATCTAAACAACAAAAagaattcaataaattgcTTAACGATTGCAGATCGGATGCTAGTCTTGCTAAGCAATTATACCAGCTAATCTATTCAATATCGCTGCTCCTTAAGGTTAAACATGTTAACTCTTTCTTGCAAAAGATCTCTATAAAATCAGCTCTTAGATCTGATTCTAACAAGGAAGAGGTTGGGGAATGGGTGAAGTTTGTTGGGAAAATTGCAATGATCTCTCCTTCAACAATCACCACTAATTCAGGTCTActcaatatatttttaacaaaattacctAATGTTTTCTCGTCATTCCAGTTGGTATCCCTTCTAACGGATATCCTGTTCAATACTGAATCCATGAGCAGTTCATGTGCCTTTATATGTAAGACAATTTTGAAGAATTTGGACAACACTTACACGTTTGAAGATGAAATTGAGATACTTAATCgttgcaaatttaatacTATTGACCAGCATAAGATTTACAAGACAATTTATGTACTATATAAGGGGTTACTTGCATATAGTGACAATTTGACTGATTCTATCAATGTGTCTTCTATATTACACCAATCAGTGCTGATATATACCTTAAATCAGTTAATGGATGACGACTTTTATGCACtttgcaacaaattttttgccaCTGTAACCGTATCAAAAGGCATAGGCTGGATTTTGTTTTGCCACCTAATAGATCATATTCTTTGTTCAAATAACAGACCAAATAATATTCTTGATAAACAGTTTTTTACACTACTGGGAAAGTATCCCTTCTCCCATTGCTTACTTTCTCCATATAAAAGCAGCAAACTCGCCACCTTAAAGGCAATAAAGGCCATACTAAAACGTTACGgcaattgtaaattgattCCAGACATCAAAACTCTAATTAACTCTAAAAACTCAATCGCCACCACTGAACGTAGCAAAAGCGACGATGAATTCATAACCAATGTTAAACTGGAAAGTAGCTCCAGAGATGAACTGTGTGATATTACCTACACAAATCTATTTGGCTGTGAAATTAGCAACAAAAGTATGCTAATAGAATGGTTTGAGACGCTAGAATTGTATGCGATAAATGGGGCGGCGGATCAGATTGATTTCGTAAAGATAACatccacaaatttaatcaatGGTCTGGAGATTGCCCACTCTAAATGTCTGTTCGTTTTCTACCTATCTGAACTGGGCTTCACCGTCAACTTTGATGATTTGAGCGTTGTTGCTCctgatgatttttttaggGGCGATCCCACTCTTGGCCATTTAGTAGTGCAAATAGTGGAAAGGTACTGGTTTGATGACTTTGCCAATAAGACATATCAGTATATACTATCTTACATACTATTTGCTTCTGGATTAATTGATCTGTCTACATGTTCCGATTGGCTCAAAACTTTACATTCCTTTTACACAACGTATAACATTGATCAAGTTGgtagaatatatatactctCCGATTTATTCTTTCTAGGAGCTACCAGGCCATTAGAATCTATTGTAGGCGTAGAATTTGACTCAGACAAGTCAGATAAAGTGCTTACTGGTTTTCAGTGCAAGCAATGTACTGTTCCAACCGAGCCTACAAATGTTTCTCTGCTAGAACAATTGGGCATTCGTATTCTATGGCATTTATTGAGTTCACACAATTTATCttgtaattgtaatatttctGCACATCATATATGTGTTCATGAGTATAACTATTCATCTATTCGATGTCCAAACTGTGGGAGCTACTCCAATTTATTGGCGTTGGGCAATAGATTTAATCTCACACTTTTGAAATCTCGCAATTATGGCATTATACTGTTGGTATATGTTATGGGTTTGGATATACGATTTGGAATGGCAGCACATGAGTTATGGAACAATATATGCCAATCTCTAGCTAAGCCACGAAATTATGGGGATTATGAGGGTTTTCACTGTGACTTGGCAACCCATGATAACAAGACAAGTATTCACAcaacaaattcattcaATACAATTACAGATAAAGTATCAATTAGAATACCCACCAGTACAGTTGGATTATTACACAAAATAGCTGACGTGGATATCTTCAACATGGATTCTAACAAAATGTCCACACTTaggaatatatattctacTGATGAATGGAACACTTTACTAGAATTTGCCACAGCACACTACACCTGCGACAAATCAAAGGATATAGATACGATATTATGCAAAGTTATCTTATTGTCTAGTTTGACTTATTTACCAAATAAGGTTTACAGTGACGTATGGAGTGAATGGCCTGCTTGGCCATTACACCTGCCAAACATACCAGGATTGGTGGATATACGATCAGATTGGCTATCATTGGACAAGACTAAGCTCAATTCAACGCTGGAAAATCTTTATTTACAAAGTGAGAAGTATGCtgaattgtgtatatatgaCCTAAATGTCCTGGTGCCTTGGTATGTAGGGAAGTTGTATTGGGCCAGAGTGATAAATTTCACTCAGGATTATCAAgtagataatttagattaCATAACGTCCAGGTTCAGCTTATCGCCTCTAGGGTCTAGTAATTGGTACTATAAATTTGCCTTGGACCCcctaaaaattttactagCATCTACTAGCACAAATACTAGGTTTAGCAATTTGGCATTGCAGggtatatcaatatattacGAATTGTTGAAGAAGCAATATGAATTGAGGAGTCAAGCATTTGTTGGCCATTCACAATTGCTATTGTTGCTAGATTACCTATTTAGACTGCTGAATTCTGgcacaaaaattaattcattatacACAATCTACTTGTGTGAAGCATTGCCCAAAGTGATTCATGGAACTGACATTTTATTTCCTACCATCACTACACTTTTATTGTCTAAAAGGACGCCGGATTTTGATACCCCTTCATTTTTTTATCCCTTATGGTATCAGCCTAAAGCAATGAAGCAGGCtagatttttttttttaaAGGTGCTGTCGTGGGCCTTGAATGGTACTGATAGGGACGTTGTAAAGTGTATTGTATCAAAACTACATATAGTACAATTACTTCATTCGTTTTCCATAGCGTACGATCACCTAGACCCCCAAATACaccaattaattaacaCTATTGTCACTAGGTATtcattagataatttagatcGTACTAAATATCAGCTGGATACTCCGTCACGTGTCCATGAGACGTGGTTTGGTTTGCTAGAAGGTACAAAGAGTAGGATTTGGGCGAGAATTTTACCCTCTTCATCAATGCATCTGCAGCCCACGGCATTGCTCGGCCCGAATTTTGCTGTGTCATCGCCAGCATCTCCACTGCcattattttcaacatcTGTGGGATCATTTGTTATCATCATATCATGTTTAGTGTTAAACATGGCCGCCCTGATGTGTGTGCCACTAAATGATTGACCATACTCGCTGGCATCTGCTAGATGTATTTTAGTACTGCTTAGCAACCTCTCAGACACTAGTTTGTTATCATCCAAGTTAGATTGTGGCAAATTTCTCATGTCTTTCATTAGATATACCTGTTCAAAACAGTTTGGTGGGTCATATCTCGCAGGTTTGGGGCAAAAAAATCCTACAACTTCAGCCCGCCTGGCGTCCACTTTGCAACCTACAACTCCATCAACATTGTCCATAACCACATACTTATCCCTCCTAAATATGCCACTATCATTCAAATAGTTGACACTGCATCCATATGTATATGGATCGGTGGCAATAATGTTGAGGTAGATctgtgatatttttttgatacGATTGTCTTCCCCTTCAATATCCAAGAGAGCGGAAATGGAGGCTGCAACATCCTTAAACACTACAATTGAATCCTTTGGgtaatcaatattaatattaatataattttctaCATCACTATCATCACTTTTGACAATTGTTAATCCGGTGGCCGCACTGTCGATTAACCCGTTGGAAGAAGCGGTACCCAGTATATCGTGTATTTTGACCAATTCTGGAGTGCCTAGTTTACTCATCAGAGCCAAAGTATTGGTAGACAGATCCATTTCCTTAGGTACCAAATGTGCAATATACTTTTTCTTCATCGAAACAAGTGTCGTACCTTCCTTTGGCGCACTTATGTGAATTTTGTTGCCAGGTCTGATGAAAGTTATATTTCTAGAGGTTACTATGGCATTACTACGTGCCAATCGTCGTGGGAAAATATAATCCCTATTAGGTTCATGGATGATGCTTATCTCGGCAGTCTTCACGCCTTTCGAAATGCACCTACACTTGAGAGTGccattaaaattatttaaggATGTTATTTTGATCATACTAACAATCTTTTTATCCAAAGGTGTAGATACAGTTTCACTTTCGAAAGCAAAATCACCAATTGTTGTTTTTTTCAGACAATGTGGAGGATACATATAACCACCCTGACCACAGTAGAATCCTATGACCATACCAGGACTGGGTTCTATTTTGcaatgtgtatattttcCACTCATACTATCACTATCtggtaaatttaaaaataggCCTTCTGCATTTATACCACATCCATAGCTAAACGGGATACTCATACCCAGTGTTACTTTGATCCACTGGatgccaaatttattattagtaTCTCTGTCACTGGTGATTCCACTACAGGCAACGTTAATTGCGGAACTAGGATCTCTAGCAGCTACTACGTTTTTTTTCgagtatataattttaagtaTACCATTATCAACCTCAGCAACGTCGATAAGTGGTGTAATAGATCTGATTATATCCCTCAATGGCGTAGTGATGTTCAACTTGTCGTAGGTGACAAGTTCATCATCTGGTGATTGCAGTGTCTCATAATCTGGGTTAGGCGGGTACAATTTAACCTTTTCCCCATTTACAAACCCTTTACAGGTGATAATCAATGCATCCCCTGGGTTCAATGTTA
The DNA window shown above is from Babesia microti strain RI chromosome III, complete genome and carries:
- a CDS encoding hypothetical protein (overlaps_old_locusTagID:BBM_III00480); its protein translation is MQNNDISLPGITTSNFLRQRRFKDLYFPAHDNGTDENFVPFGHNDQTIIQYVNLSPSCIELIDNFRTHCDIHIIGLITAVLNTAKLDSAHINTINSRANLAISLSKQQKEFNKLLNDCRSDASLAKQLYQLIYSISLLLKVKHVNSFLQKISIKSALRSDSNKEEVGEWVKFVGKIAMISPSTITTNSGLLNIFLTKLPNVFSSFQLVSLLTDILFNTESMSSSCAFICKTILKNLDNTYTFEDEIEILNRCKFNTIDQHKIYKTIYVLYKGLLAYSDNLTDSINVSSILHQSVLIYTLNQLMDDDFYALCNKFFATVTVSKGIGWILFCHLIDHILCSNNRPNNILDKQFFTLLGKYPFSHCLLSPYKSSKLATLKAIKAILKRYGNCKLIPDIKTLINSKNSIATTERSKSDDEFITNVKLESSSRDELCDITYTNLFGCEISNKSMLIEWFETLELYAINGAADQIDFVKITSTNLINGLEIAHSKCLFVFYLSELGFTVNFDDLSVVAPDDFFRGDPTLGHLVVQIVERYWFDDFANKTYQYILSYILFASGLIDLSTCSDWLKTLHSFYTTYNIDQVGRIYILSDLFFLGATRPLESIVGVEFDSDKSDKVLTGFQCKQCTVPTEPTNVSLLEQLGIRILWHLLSSHNLSCNCNISAHHICVHEYNYSSIRCPNCGSYSNLLALGNRFNLTLLKSRNYGIILLVYVMGLDIRFGMAAHELWNNICQSLAKPRNYGDYEGFHCDLATHDNKTSIHTTNSFNTITDKVSIRIPTSTVGLLHKIADVDIFNMDSNKMSTLRNIYSTDEWNTLLEFATAHYTCDKSKDIDTILCKVILLSSLTYLPNKVYSDVWSEWPAWPLHLPNIPGLVDIRSDWLSLDKTKLNSTLENLYLQSEKYAELCIYDLNVLVPWYVGKLYWARVINFTQDYQVDNLDYITSRFSLSPLGSSNWYYKFALDPLKILLASTSTNTRFSNLALQGISIYYELLKKQYELRSQAFVGHSQLLLLLDYLFRLLNSGTKINSLYTIYLCEALPKVIHGTDILFPTITTLLLSKRTPDFDTPSFFYPLWYQPKAMKQARFFFLKVLSWALNGTDRDVVKCIVSKLHIVQLLHSFSIAYDHLDPQIHQLINTIVTRSY
- a CDS encoding BMN1-12 (overlaps_old_locusTagID:BBM_III00485), whose product is MICKCLIVLLSLRIDVVRGETGILNSIKKATHKLFSSNADLPIESQNLSFTTAEDFRIDKVHEITLNPGDALIITCKGFVNGEKVKLYPPNPDYETLQSPDDELVTYDKLNITTPLRDIIRSITPLIDVAEVDNGILKIIYSKKNVVAARDPSSAINVACSGITSDRDTNNKFGIQWIKVTLGMSIPFSYGCGINAEGLFLNLPDSDSMSGKYTHCKIEPSPGMVIGFYCGQGGYMYPPHCLKKTTIGDFAFESETVSTPLDKKIVSMIKITSLNNFNGTLKCRCISKGVKTAEISIIHEPNRDYIFPRRLARSNAIVTSRNITFIRPGNKIHISAPKEGTTLVSMKKKYIAHLVPKEMDLSTNTLALMSKLGTPELVKIHDILGTASSNGLIDSAATGLTIVKSDDSDVENYININIDYPKDSIVVFKDVAASISALLDIEGEDNRIKKISQIYLNIIATDPYTYGCSVNYLNDSGIFRRDKYVVMDNVDGVVGCKVDARRAEVVGFFCPKPARYDPPNCFEQVYLMKDMRNLPQSNLDDNKLVSERLLSSTKIHLADASEYGQSFSGTHIRAAMFNTKHDMMITNDPTDVENNGSGDAGDDTAKFGPSNAVGCRCIDEEGKILAQILLFVPSSKPNHVSWTRDGVSS
- a CDS encoding conserved Plasmodium protein, unknown function (overlaps_old_locusTagID:BBM_III00475), which produces MRLSYEWSNDFGEWLSRISPRRQHLFILVSGFGIGSLIGERAKYERKVAGEFSDNYTLTQYTVNSGKIGQFEDKWNKNALVMSKKPGYEWTKLYKSIYSDNGDTQYLQLRKWRFKPEYDVCNEFSEKTVVDNVETVIDDSVGRNIPY
- a CDS encoding conserved Plasmodium protein, unknown function (overlaps_old_locusTagID:BBM_III00465), yielding MRAYNILIRFNSHCIARRYLGNAARGPALDDISGNFNEAKKLFYKPQLSHSELQQSVESLRLFLFWGIVGYCTLDLIINPLKSNYWHYILSVRHLYGLFVNKQSENVFYTSKSDDYGNTDAWRQYLKLYK
- a CDS encoding DnaJ homolog subfamily B member 4 (overlaps_old_locusTagID:BBM_III00470), with protein sequence MGRDYYSILGVKRGCSDSDLKKAYRKLAMQYHPDKHPNPSDKKRAEEKFKDVSEAYDVLSDADKRKVYDQFGEEGLKGGGGAGRGGPTTFVYTATDPGDVFKRFFGDRNFVFPDGFDDHTHSGFDQSNKPKMYELDLPVTLEELFKGTSKKMKITRRRFSGLREYKEEHILKVDVKPGWKDGTRLTFAREGDQDGPNSVPGDIVFKIKTKTHPRFTREGNNLVYKFTVPLIKALTGFQATLTTLDNRRLTVRVVEVVSHKSRKLVSNEGMPLSKDPSVKGDLYLEFDIIFPDSLTSEQKKKLLAIFP
- a CDS encoding conserved Plasmodium protein, unknown function (overlaps_old_locusTagID:BBM_III00465), with protein sequence MAAPKKRRSLENVKKRQNIIFFDSLCGNWARRREWFYRHLAKLPLESHKTWTPMRFPGFWPGNFFNTLKRLK
- a CDS encoding Leu/Phe-tRNA protein transferase, putative (overlaps_old_locusTagID:BBM_III00475), encoding MPYELPIRVYIPEAIKFVKECPFFDEEYALNIPRYRILSVLDEPTEECQLDVSGIETFVKTRRFFPKFYKYYPPITIYDDLELVVSLIQLLLPEIENFWSPYIEAPFILRLLSAGFIPIATKLSFNDPNLDYIVLLPKFHIRRSCIIPPKAIHIPKKATKWARGLDLTIDAAFNQVIVGIVDQHGENWMYSAIRKELYKLNCYQRGIQLFNHTDLCIPDNTTYNKYNASIHSVEIWRGDTLIAGEIGCLVGKVWTSITAFHSERNSGMVQLLSLASLLTKIGVHIFDLGMCMDYKTAIGANTLEREDFFSVFRKYKTAEKGDLYTGRLSCVKLISNLKNEIKL